A single region of the Bacteroides luhongzhouii genome encodes:
- a CDS encoding chloramphenicol acetyltransferase: MNQIEKIIDIATWNRREHYEHFSAFDDPFFGVTVNVDCTCAYQEAKDKGVSFSLLVLHRIVTAAAAVEEFRYRIEGDRVVCYDSLLPEATVARADHTFSFAAFEYDPDELVFIRQAKAEMERLQATTGLNKGGTFHPNAIHYSAVPWLSFTDMKHPANMRSGDSVPKISTGKYFREGERLLMPVSVTCHHGLMDGYHVAQFIEKLHL, encoded by the coding sequence ATGAATCAGATAGAGAAGATCATTGATATTGCTACTTGGAACAGAAGAGAACATTACGAACATTTCAGTGCTTTTGACGATCCGTTTTTTGGAGTGACGGTCAATGTAGATTGTACGTGCGCGTATCAGGAAGCCAAAGACAAAGGTGTTTCCTTTTCCCTGCTCGTCCTTCACCGCATTGTGACTGCCGCAGCTGCCGTGGAAGAGTTCCGCTACCGTATCGAAGGCGATCGAGTGGTGTGCTATGATAGTCTTCTGCCCGAAGCCACTGTGGCCCGTGCCGACCACACCTTTTCTTTTGCCGCCTTTGAATACGATCCGGACGAACTCGTCTTTATTCGTCAAGCAAAAGCCGAGATGGAACGTCTGCAAGCCACTACGGGACTCAACAAAGGAGGTACGTTTCATCCCAATGCCATTCATTATTCGGCTGTGCCGTGGCTTTCTTTCACCGATATGAAGCATCCCGCCAATATGCGTTCGGGCGACAGCGTTCCCAAAATCTCCACCGGTAAATACTTCCGCGAAGGAGAAAGGTTGCTGATGCCCGTTTCCGTCACTTGCCATCATGGATTGATGGATGGCTATCATGTAGCGCAGTTTA